A region of Vitis riparia cultivar Riparia Gloire de Montpellier isolate 1030 chromosome 1, EGFV_Vit.rip_1.0, whole genome shotgun sequence DNA encodes the following proteins:
- the LOC117922167 gene encoding cysteine-rich and transmembrane domain-containing protein WIH2-like, whose amino-acid sequence MTQHGHHQGPVVYPPPSAPYPPPGQPPPAAYPPPHSVVYPPPRPPRSYPPPVQGYPQAQYVAPPPVAYPMKNGHQPPPPPARSNHRGSGFCRGCCAALCCCCLLDMCF is encoded by the exons ATGACCCAACACGGCCATCACCAAGGTCCAG TGGTGTATCCTCCTCCATCAGCACCGTACCCGCCGCCGGGCCAGCCACCACCTGCAGCTTATCCCCCACCACACAGTGTGGTTTATCCACCCCCGCGGCCACCCCGATCCTATCCGCCGCCGGTACAAGGGTACCCTCAAGCCCAATATGTGGCTCCACCCCCAGTTGCTTATCCCATGAAAAATGGCCATCAACCTCCTCCACCTCCAGCAAGAAGTAATCACAGAGGAAGTGGTTTCTGCAGGGGATG TTGTGCTGCTTTGTGTTGCTGCTGCCTCTTGGATATGTGCTTTTGA
- the LOC117924927 gene encoding 60S ribosomal protein L27-3 encodes MVKFLKQNKAVVVLQGRFAGRKAVIVRSFDDGTRDRPYGHCLVAGIAKYPKKVIRKDSAKKTAKKSRVKAFIKLVNYNHLMPTRYTLDVDLKDVVTVDALQSRDKKVTAAKETKARFEERFKTGKNRWFFTKLRF; translated from the coding sequence ATGGTAAAGTTCCTCAAGCAAAACAAGGCCGTCGTCGTCCTCCAGGGGCGTTTCGCCGGTCGGAAGGCGGTGATTGTCCGCTCTTTCGACGACGGAACCCGCGATCGGCCGTATGGGCACTGCCTTGTCGCCGGAATTGCCAAGTACCCGAAGAAGGTGATCCGGAAGGACTCTGCGAAGAAGACGGCGAAGAAGTCGAGAGTGAAGGCCTTCATCAAGCTCGTCAACTACAACCACCTGATGCCCACTCGCTACACCCTGGACGTGGATCTCAAGGACGTAGTCACCGTCGACGCACTTCAGAGCAGGGACAAGAAGGTGACGGCGGCCAAGGAGACCAAGGCCAGGTTCGAGGAGCGGTTCAAGACTGGGAAGAACAGGTGGTTCTTTACCAAGCTCAGGTTCTGA